TCAGAAGATTTAATGCATCAAAAAAATGAATATATTACAAAAAAACAATTATTTAATGCAACTGCAATTTATTTAGAAGCAATATACAATGTCTGTGTAAAGGGTGAAGAGTAATGACATATATTTTTATAAACGATGAATTTGTTGACGAATCAGAAGGAAAAATCAATTATTCTGACAGAGGATATAACTTTGGTGATGGTATTTATGAATATATACGTATTTATGACGGCAAAGTATTCACATCTAAAGAACATTATGAAAGATTGTTTAGAAGTGCGAAAGAAATCGGTTTAAACTTAGAAGGTTATTCTGTTGAAGGATTAACAGAAGTAACAAAAACGTTAGCGGCAAAGAATAACGTCGTAAATGGTGGGGTATACATCCAAGTTACACGTGGTGTTGCACCTCGTAATCATCCATTTCCTGATGCAAGCACTAAACCAGTATTTTCTGCTTTTTCAAAAAGCTATGATAGACCATATGAAGAATTAAAAAATGGTGTAAAAGCGATTACTGTAGATGATATTAGATGGTTAAGATGCGATATAAAGAGTTTGAATTTACTAGGTAACGTGTTAGCTAAAGAAAAAGCGGCACAAAATGGTGCTTTCGAAGCAATCATGCATAGAGATCAAACTGTTACAGAAGGTAGCTCAAGCAACGTATATGCTGTTAAAGACGGCAAAATATATACACATCCTGCAAACAACTTAATATTAAATGGTATTACGAGACGTATTATTAAAAAATCAGCAGAAGCATTAAATATTCCATTTATTGAAGAAGCATTTACATTAGATTTCCTAAATGATGCTGATGAAGTAATTATTTCAAGTACATCTATTGAAGTTATGCCAGTTATTCAAGTAAACGATAACAAAATCGGTGACGGTAAAGTAGGTCAAATTACGAAACAATTACAAAAATCATTTGATAATTATATAGAGTCGGAAGCATAAAAATATTTTAGTGTAAATTTAAAATCTCAACCAAACCATATGAATACTGAATTTATTAGACATATTATATATGAATAGGTTCAAAATACTCGAAAGTTTTCATTTATGAGGTTGAAATCTTAACCAAAAGATAATAAAATTTAATACAAGCGCACTAAAATAACAAAAATTAAACGAAATTTTTAAGATTAAAATATGACTCTTGAAAAGTAATATTCTTGAGTCTTTTTCTTTTTCTGAAAGTGAGGTGGATAGGTTGGAACATTTTTATCAATTAGGATGGACGTTAGACTCAGCAGGTGGAGCATCTGGTGAAGCATATATGGCAGAACAAGATGGCCGCAAGCTCTTCCTAAAACGTAATTCAAGTCCTTTTTTAACAGCGTTATCTGCTGAAGGTATCGTACCTAAATTAGTCTGGACTAAAAGGATCGAAACAGGAGAAGTTGTAACTGCACAACATTGGAAAAATGGTAGAGAGTTAGTCCAAGATGAAATGAATTCTAACCGTGTTGCCAAACTTCTTAAAAAAATACATTCTTCTAAACAATTATTAAATATGCTTAAACGCATGGAAATGAAACCTATGCATCCAGAGCTATTATTTAAGAAAATCAATAGTTCTTTATCTAGACATGTCTTAACAAATAGAACTGTAAGAAAGGCATTGCTATATTTAGAAGATAATATGCCTACACTTGATAGCAGATTTTATACTGTTATACATGGCGATGTTAATCATAACAATTGGTTATTATCAGACCAAG
This portion of the Mammaliicoccus vitulinus genome encodes:
- the dat gene encoding D-amino-acid transaminase; this translates as MTYIFINDEFVDESEGKINYSDRGYNFGDGIYEYIRIYDGKVFTSKEHYERLFRSAKEIGLNLEGYSVEGLTEVTKTLAAKNNVVNGGVYIQVTRGVAPRNHPFPDASTKPVFSAFSKSYDRPYEELKNGVKAITVDDIRWLRCDIKSLNLLGNVLAKEKAAQNGAFEAIMHRDQTVTEGSSSNVYAVKDGKIYTHPANNLILNGITRRIIKKSAEALNIPFIEEAFTLDFLNDADEVIISSTSIEVMPVIQVNDNKIGDGKVGQITKQLQKSFDNYIESEA
- a CDS encoding phosphotransferase family protein produces the protein MEHFYQLGWTLDSAGGASGEAYMAEQDGRKLFLKRNSSPFLTALSAEGIVPKLVWTKRIETGEVVTAQHWKNGRELVQDEMNSNRVAKLLKKIHSSKQLLNMLKRMEMKPMHPELLFKKINSSLSRHVLTNRTVRKALLYLEDNMPTLDSRFYTVIHGDVNHNNWLLSDQDELFLVDWEGAMIADPAIDIGMILYTYVDENDWADWLCKYGINDTHDLKKRMKWYTLIQAIAMVEWYEEKKRYNDMNDWLNFLNEVMTRNVFI